The Methylobacterium sp. PvR107 genome contains a region encoding:
- a CDS encoding LysR family transcriptional regulator gives MELRHLRYFLAVAKHLSFTAAADSLGVAQPPLSQQIRDLEAEIGTALFERTTRRVALTRAGLDFQAQASAILEKAGEAVDRARAIGAGTAGILNVGLTGSMLAGPLGRAIRGYANAYPGVDLRIHEMSPDRQIAMLKSGQTDVSFLRCPPHDADLVSELAWRETVSLVLPKDHRLATAPVSLTDLRDETFVFLRLTDSLFAQSLWDCCVAAGFVPRITHQTVEAASLTSLVAAGLGVAIIPEFVARLAHVDVVYKPIAGPHIRADVYALWTRPRQPLVERFLDQVRIDGRPAERSADRAGQDPSDMRSGGSTSVGSGET, from the coding sequence ATGGAACTTCGGCACCTGCGCTACTTCTTGGCCGTGGCCAAGCATCTGAGCTTCACCGCGGCCGCGGACAGCCTCGGCGTGGCGCAACCGCCGCTGAGCCAGCAAATCCGCGATCTCGAGGCGGAGATCGGCACAGCCCTGTTCGAGCGGACCACGCGCCGCGTGGCGCTGACGCGGGCCGGACTGGACTTCCAGGCGCAGGCGTCGGCCATCCTGGAGAAGGCCGGCGAGGCCGTCGACCGGGCCCGCGCCATCGGCGCCGGCACGGCCGGGATCCTCAATGTCGGGCTCACGGGCTCGATGCTCGCCGGACCCCTCGGCCGGGCGATAAGGGGCTACGCGAACGCCTATCCCGGCGTCGATCTGCGCATCCACGAGATGTCGCCGGACCGGCAGATCGCGATGCTGAAATCCGGTCAGACCGACGTCAGCTTCCTGCGGTGCCCGCCGCACGATGCCGACCTTGTGAGCGAACTCGCGTGGCGGGAGACCGTCAGTCTCGTCCTGCCCAAGGATCACCGCCTCGCGACAGCGCCGGTGAGCCTCACGGATCTGCGGGACGAGACCTTCGTGTTCCTGCGGCTCACCGACTCGCTGTTCGCCCAGTCCCTCTGGGATTGCTGCGTCGCGGCCGGGTTCGTCCCGCGGATCACGCACCAGACCGTCGAGGCGGCGTCCCTGACCAGCCTCGTCGCGGCCGGGCTCGGCGTGGCGATCATCCCGGAATTCGTCGCCCGGCTGGCGCATGTCGACGTCGTCTACAAGCCCATCGCCGGACCACACATCCGCGCCGACGTCTACGCGCTATGGACCCGGCCGCGGCAGCCGCTGGTCGAACGCTTCCTCGATCAGGTCCGGATCGACGGCCGCCCGGCGGAACGATCCGCCGATCGCGCGGGTCAAGATCCGAGCGACATGCGCAGCGGCGGCTCGACCTCCGTCGGCAGCGGCGAGACGTAG
- a CDS encoding M20 family metallopeptidase translates to MDNRNTVWRHVDAQTERLIALSDRVWGMPEVCYTETRSCAEHVAELRHQGFRVTEQVAGIPTAVMGEAGEGGPVIAFLGEYDALPGLSQEAGVAEHRPVEAGGHGHGCGHNLLGSAALLAATAVKDWLAETGTPGRVRYYGCPAEEGGAAKAFMVRAGAFADADIAISWHPGSFWEVAPPVALANTRADFVFTGRTAHAAAAPHLGRSALDAVELMSVGVNYMREHMPSDARVHYAYLDAGGIAPNVVQAGATVRYSIRARDLPGMLALVERVKKIAQGAALMTETAVEVRIVSAVSNLLGNTPLEQALHGVMEELGPPHFDEADRDFAGKIRSTLTDGDIDAVFRAIGMPRNEAPLADFLVPLDAPRNPAVGSTDVGDVSWVVPTVQAHAPTVAIGTPFHTWQVVAQGKTPAAHKAMVQVAKAMAATGARALTDAALRDAAKADLARRVGAAGYVSPLPTEVEPPLRMSLGS, encoded by the coding sequence ATGGACAACCGCAACACCGTGTGGCGCCACGTCGACGCGCAGACGGAGCGGCTGATCGCCCTGTCCGACCGGGTCTGGGGCATGCCGGAGGTCTGCTACACGGAAACGCGGTCCTGCGCCGAGCACGTCGCCGAGCTGCGCCACCAGGGTTTCCGCGTAACCGAGCAGGTCGCCGGCATCCCCACCGCCGTGATGGGAGAGGCCGGTGAAGGCGGGCCGGTCATCGCCTTCCTCGGCGAGTACGACGCCCTGCCGGGCCTGTCGCAGGAGGCGGGCGTCGCCGAGCACCGGCCGGTGGAGGCGGGCGGCCACGGCCACGGCTGCGGCCACAACCTCCTCGGCTCGGCGGCCCTGCTGGCCGCTACCGCCGTAAAGGACTGGCTCGCCGAGACCGGCACCCCCGGCCGCGTGCGCTACTACGGCTGTCCCGCCGAGGAGGGCGGCGCCGCCAAGGCGTTCATGGTCCGCGCCGGCGCCTTCGCGGATGCCGACATCGCGATCTCCTGGCACCCGGGCAGCTTCTGGGAGGTGGCGCCGCCGGTGGCGCTCGCCAACACCCGGGCGGATTTCGTCTTCACCGGGCGCACCGCTCACGCGGCGGCCGCGCCCCATCTCGGGCGCTCGGCGCTGGACGCCGTCGAGCTGATGAGCGTCGGCGTGAACTACATGCGCGAGCACATGCCCTCCGACGCGCGGGTCCACTACGCCTATCTCGACGCCGGCGGCATCGCCCCGAACGTCGTCCAGGCCGGCGCGACGGTGCGCTACTCGATCCGGGCCCGCGATCTCCCCGGCATGCTGGCGCTGGTGGAGCGGGTGAAGAAGATCGCGCAGGGCGCCGCCCTGATGACCGAAACCGCGGTCGAGGTGCGGATCGTCAGCGCGGTGTCGAACCTCCTGGGCAACACGCCGCTGGAGCAAGCGCTCCACGGCGTGATGGAGGAGCTCGGGCCGCCGCATTTCGACGAGGCCGACCGGGACTTCGCGGGCAAGATCCGATCGACGCTGACCGACGGCGACATCGACGCCGTGTTCCGCGCCATCGGCATGCCGCGCAACGAGGCACCGCTGGCCGATTTCCTCGTGCCCCTCGACGCGCCGCGCAACCCGGCGGTCGGCTCCACCGATGTCGGCGACGTGAGCTGGGTGGTGCCGACCGTCCAGGCCCACGCACCCACGGTGGCGATCGGCACGCCGTTCCATACCTGGCAGGTGGTGGCGCAGGGAAAGACGCCCGCGGCCCACAAGGCGATGGTGCAGGTGGCCAAGGCGATGGCCGCCACCGGCGCCCGGGCGCTCACCGACGCGGCTCTGCGCGACGCCGCCAAGGCGGACCTCGCCCGCCGGGTCGGCGCCGCCGGCTACGTCTCGCCGCTGCCGACGGAGGTCGAGCCGCCGCTGCGCATGTCGCTCGGATCTTGA
- a CDS encoding peptide ABC transporter substrate-binding protein codes for MDERDLRGLIGRVKDGRLSRRAFVQRMVAVGLTAPIAGLMLAGNGVAMAADIRAGYKPTKAGGGGALKLLWWQAPTLINPHFAIGTKDQDASRIFYEPLAAWDPDGNLVPVLAATIPSKENGALAADGRSVVWTLKPGVTWHDGKPLTADDLVFTWEYARDPATAAVTAGSYKDCKVEKIDDLSVRVLFDKPTPYWCDAFVGIVGMVLPKHLFGPYSGAKSRDAPQNLAPVGTGPYRFVEFRPGDIVRGERNPEYHLPNRPYFDTVEMKGGGDAVSAARAVLQTGEYDYAWNMLIEDEVLKRLETGGKGRVDVVYGGKLEFLLLNATDPNVEVDGERASIATKHPAFSDPKVCQAMNLLVDRKSIQTYIYGRTGKPTANTVNGPERFVSQNTRFAFDPAKANALLDEAGWKKGSDGIRAKDGKKLKLLFQTSINAPRQKTQAIIKQAAAKAGIEIELKSVTGSVFFSSDPANPDTCTHFYADMEMYAYSMTQADPAIWLLMYASWEVAQKANKWQGRNVVRWRNDAYDKAYNAAQSELDPVKRAALLITCNDLAVSENVLPLIHRAEVSAVGATLTAPRSGWDNDLSFLPDWYREA; via the coding sequence ATGGACGAGCGGGATCTGCGCGGCCTCATCGGGCGGGTGAAGGACGGCCGCCTGTCGCGGCGCGCCTTCGTGCAGCGGATGGTGGCTGTCGGCCTCACCGCGCCTATCGCCGGTCTGATGCTGGCCGGGAACGGGGTTGCGATGGCGGCCGATATCCGGGCCGGCTACAAGCCGACCAAGGCCGGCGGCGGCGGTGCCCTGAAGCTGCTCTGGTGGCAGGCGCCGACGCTGATCAACCCGCATTTCGCCATCGGCACCAAGGACCAGGACGCCTCGCGGATCTTCTACGAGCCGCTCGCCGCCTGGGACCCGGACGGCAACCTCGTGCCGGTGCTGGCCGCCACGATCCCGTCGAAGGAGAACGGGGCGCTCGCCGCCGACGGCCGCTCGGTGGTCTGGACGCTCAAGCCCGGCGTGACGTGGCACGACGGCAAGCCGCTCACCGCCGACGACCTCGTGTTCACCTGGGAATACGCCCGCGACCCCGCCACCGCGGCGGTGACGGCCGGCTCCTACAAGGATTGCAAGGTCGAGAAGATCGACGACCTCAGCGTCCGGGTGCTGTTCGACAAGCCGACGCCCTACTGGTGCGACGCCTTCGTGGGCATCGTCGGGATGGTGCTGCCGAAGCACCTGTTCGGACCCTACAGCGGCGCCAAGTCCCGGGACGCGCCGCAGAACCTCGCCCCCGTGGGCACCGGCCCGTACCGGTTCGTGGAGTTCCGGCCCGGCGACATCGTCCGCGGCGAGCGCAATCCCGAGTACCACCTGCCGAACCGGCCGTATTTCGACACGGTCGAGATGAAGGGCGGCGGCGACGCGGTCTCGGCCGCCCGGGCCGTGCTCCAGACCGGCGAGTACGACTACGCCTGGAACATGCTGATCGAGGACGAGGTGCTGAAGCGCCTGGAGACCGGCGGCAAGGGCCGGGTCGACGTGGTCTACGGCGGCAAGCTCGAGTTCCTGCTGCTCAACGCCACCGACCCGAACGTCGAGGTCGACGGCGAGCGCGCCTCGATCGCCACCAAGCACCCCGCCTTCTCCGACCCCAAGGTGTGCCAGGCGATGAACCTCTTGGTCGACCGCAAGTCGATCCAGACCTACATCTACGGCCGCACCGGCAAGCCCACCGCCAACACGGTCAACGGCCCGGAGCGCTTCGTCTCGCAGAACACGCGCTTCGCCTTCGACCCGGCCAAGGCCAACGCGCTCCTCGACGAGGCCGGCTGGAAGAAGGGCTCCGACGGCATCCGCGCCAAGGACGGCAAGAAGCTCAAGCTGCTGTTCCAGACCTCGATCAACGCCCCGCGCCAGAAGACCCAGGCGATCATCAAGCAGGCGGCCGCGAAGGCCGGCATCGAGATCGAGCTGAAATCGGTGACCGGCTCGGTGTTCTTCTCCTCCGACCCGGCCAACCCCGACACCTGCACGCATTTCTACGCCGACATGGAGATGTACGCCTACAGCATGACGCAGGCCGATCCGGCGATCTGGCTGCTCATGTACGCCTCCTGGGAGGTGGCCCAGAAGGCCAACAAGTGGCAGGGCCGCAACGTCGTGCGCTGGCGCAACGACGCCTACGACAAGGCCTACAACGCCGCCCAGAGCGAGCTCGACCCGGTCAAGCGGGCTGCACTCCTGATCACCTGCAACGACCTCGCGGTCTCCGAGAACGTGCTGCCGCTGATCCACCGCGCCGAGGTCTCGGCGGTGGGCGCGACGCTCACGGCGCCCCGCAGCGGCTGGGACAACGACCTGTCGTTCCTGCCCGACTGGTACCGGGAGGCCTGA
- a CDS encoding ABC transporter permease — MGAYILRRLLIAIPSLLGISLILFTVLALAPGDPFGELASNPNVPPEVRAALRVKFGLDDPIFTRYLHWLTAMLQGDWGFSFASRVNVDALILQRLPTTLFVVGSSQVLALLIAVPVGLYAARRPYSLADQVANTLAFVGFSLPTFFTGLLFILLFSIKLGWLPFVYQADLPGSGLPWIWANVRQAIMPVAVLGFFQAASYTRYVRASALDVARLDYVTTARAKGLTEGTVTRRHIARNALIPVVTLVALQIPAVFGGAIVTEQIFRIPGIGSLLIDAMLANDTPVVMAVTFVFAGLVILFNLVADLLYGWLDPRIALR, encoded by the coding sequence ATGGGCGCCTACATCCTGCGACGCCTCCTGATCGCGATCCCGAGCCTGCTCGGCATCAGCCTGATCCTGTTCACCGTCCTGGCGCTCGCGCCGGGCGACCCGTTCGGCGAGCTCGCCAGCAACCCGAATGTGCCCCCGGAGGTGCGCGCGGCGCTCCGCGTCAAGTTCGGCCTCGATGACCCGATCTTCACCCGCTACCTGCACTGGCTTACCGCCATGCTGCAGGGCGACTGGGGCTTCTCCTTCGCCAGCCGGGTGAACGTCGACGCGCTGATCCTGCAGCGGCTGCCCACGACCCTGTTCGTGGTCGGCTCCTCGCAGGTGCTGGCGCTCCTGATCGCCGTGCCGGTAGGCCTCTATGCGGCGCGCCGGCCCTACTCGCTGGCCGACCAGGTCGCCAACACTTTGGCCTTCGTGGGTTTCTCGCTGCCGACCTTCTTCACCGGGCTGCTGTTCATCCTGCTGTTCTCGATCAAGCTCGGCTGGCTGCCCTTCGTCTACCAGGCCGACCTGCCGGGATCCGGCCTGCCCTGGATCTGGGCGAATGTCCGGCAGGCGATCATGCCGGTGGCGGTGCTGGGCTTCTTCCAGGCCGCGTCCTACACCCGGTACGTGCGCGCCTCGGCGCTGGACGTCGCCCGCCTCGACTACGTCACCACGGCCCGCGCCAAGGGCCTGACCGAGGGCACGGTGACCCGCCGGCACATCGCCCGCAACGCGCTGATCCCGGTGGTGACGCTCGTCGCCCTCCAGATCCCGGCGGTGTTCGGCGGCGCCATCGTCACCGAGCAGATCTTCCGGATCCCCGGCATCGGCTCGCTGCTGATCGACGCCATGCTGGCCAACGACACGCCGGTGGTGATGGCCGTGACCTTCGTGTTCGCCGGCCTCGTCATCCTGTTCAACCTCGTCGCGGACCTGCTCTATGGCTGGCTCGACCCTCGCATCGCCCTCCGATGA
- a CDS encoding ABC transporter permease: MAGSTLASPSDEAVPVARAPASPGRETWRRFRRHRLALASVGVLALLVAGVVFGGLLWPVAIDDIDFAAQLQGPSWDHPFGTDDLGQDLLARMIYGGRISLAVGFAAMAVASLIGVLVGALAGMSRRLLDPVLMWLTDLFLSLPQLPLLLLVIYLFRDSLKAVFGTQGGVFLMIVVVIGGLRWMPVARLVRAQFLSLREKEFVEAARSQGATTGHLVRRHILPNALGPVIVAASIEVSSAIIAESTLSFLGLGFPPDIPTWGRLLFDAKDHLDVAPHWALFPGGAIFLTVLSINFIGDGLRDALDPRRVL, encoded by the coding sequence ATGGCTGGCTCGACCCTCGCATCGCCCTCCGATGAGGCGGTGCCCGTCGCCCGCGCGCCGGCCTCGCCGGGGCGGGAGACGTGGCGGCGCTTCCGGCGGCACCGGCTGGCGCTCGCCAGCGTCGGCGTGCTGGCACTGCTCGTCGCCGGCGTGGTGTTCGGCGGCCTGCTCTGGCCGGTCGCCATCGACGACATCGACTTCGCGGCCCAGCTCCAGGGTCCGTCCTGGGATCACCCGTTCGGCACCGACGATCTCGGCCAGGACCTGCTCGCCCGGATGATCTACGGCGGCCGGATCTCGCTCGCCGTGGGCTTCGCCGCCATGGCGGTGGCGAGCCTGATCGGGGTGCTGGTCGGCGCGCTCGCCGGCATGTCGCGGCGCCTCCTCGACCCGGTGCTGATGTGGCTGACAGACCTGTTCCTGTCGCTGCCGCAGCTGCCGCTGTTGCTCCTTGTGATCTACCTGTTCCGCGACAGCCTGAAGGCCGTGTTCGGCACGCAGGGCGGCGTTTTCCTGATGATCGTCGTGGTGATCGGCGGCCTGCGCTGGATGCCGGTCGCTCGGCTGGTGCGGGCGCAGTTCCTGAGCTTGCGCGAGAAGGAGTTCGTGGAGGCGGCCCGCTCGCAAGGGGCGACGACTGGGCACCTCGTGCGACGCCACATCCTGCCGAACGCGCTGGGGCCGGTGATCGTGGCGGCCTCGATCGAGGTCTCGTCGGCGATCATCGCGGAATCGACCCTGTCCTTCCTGGGGCTCGGCTTCCCGCCCGACATTCCGACCTGGGGGCGCCTGTTGTTCGACGCCAAGGATCATCTCGACGTTGCGCCGCACTGGGCGCTGTTCCCGGGGGGCGCGATCTTCCTGACGGTGCTGTCGATCAACTTCATCGGCGACGGCCTGCGCGACGCCCTCGACCCGCGGCGTGTTCTCTAG